One stretch of Calonectris borealis chromosome 5, bCalBor7.hap1.2, whole genome shotgun sequence DNA includes these proteins:
- the RPAP1 gene encoding RNA polymerase II-associated protein 1 isoform X3 — protein sequence MLSRPKPGESEADLLHFQNQFLAARASPAVKIVKKGDKRKGEEGSTDAKRLSLQDSKDVVMLDDFPDILPALTPAPPKKSKIKSACVHFEDEDPEERLESHDQHITAVFSKIIERDTSAVAVTMPVPSGDPFPRTFHRSEIKSEVKVGSGRKSIFAQKMAARRAAEKAATAPSAAECVQIRSAAPADPDPEGSAEEVPLPSIRDDKAGDFLTSQRPCLITGEGLGSQKSEQEAQAIHKENLEKLRSMSEEEILQEQEKLLAQLDSSLVAFLKSRRGGGEGQKKELKMEQNRLEEFVESLPVAQHGAGSSLSTQESGLEESVRKEENMKVEITDDDLPVKPKKEWIHMDNVEFEKLEWMKDLPPPRQKKTKKGMQARFSLKGELIPADADLPTHLGLHHHGEEAERAGYSLQELFHLSRSQVIQQRTLALQVLGRIVQKARAGEFASSLKGSILRLLLDAGFLFLLRFSLDDAVDNVMAASVGALRALLVSLDDEKYLDWTFSWYQGMAAFPFVPNNEEEEEEEEEELNGTEKSQDKKLKDENKPDPDVARYDVVKGLLKTRIQHRLRYILEVVRPVPTVVLDILHILTHIARHSSEACSQLLDCPRLIDTIVREFLPTQWDPQVAEPGCLLTSLHGVACATAMKFIRVLASGGRNATARLLNKFEMKSRLSRFIAEDPLDLPLPREEAIRLSTEAFRLWAVAAGYGQACDLYRDLYPVLVRILQSLPELLNTYRGKSPMIELSVQRATAVVTLLIHVTQTAGYTAELQAKLSSNNLEDSEQIPPPPVTWNQVSGLQPFLETSLKKFLQEISQTETWQTLQPLTTTYVIYLGVYYSACSQQPSVNPIDCLEELERLTSEVLQPLLSQPAIHSMWDLLRPCSALCNPLSCSPAPESVFNIASLSCTGGKPPLSLVGSKSPFPFLTALLFLINSITHVHKGLTSKYSSVLGFRGLKDYLHQSWQTRPPSVTPSSAWILRHEYHLQYFVLALARRMAGTCPDYAQHASLHHSVAMALLSRLLPGSEHLAYEVLLDLAFNPEFLPEGKAGGPEAADFSDILHLGTSAKLAQPGSAAAFFSKATRGALLRESYQNLPFIRSCYVSHFVHLQPTLLRSQASYQGRNYLIQSMLLPEVKGPILPSDWPFFPLISLYNKVTNAETRGAVLNSLPLDLVNTVTWNLQWVLLLETWRAKTLQSIPAAAKLARLMCVFLTGGDLFLEAPIHRYTAALLSVYCQSKALDSLNLDAPLPGLASFHDLYISLLEQFEGVSFGDPLFGVFVLLPLQKRFSVHLRLSVFGEHTSILRALGVPLQQFPVPLERYTSPPEDNLNLLRLYFRTLVTGALRHAWCPVLYVVAVAHVNSFIFSQDNTTQETDAARKSMLRKTWLLVDETLKKHLLYYRLLNAGSPLGFDLYEQLPPMRLKYLQMVTQKESCSASPGEGFSTGLWTMSLSLKTGGLQWRTTTVSVCSSLEECWQLAFDKMESYCSTELSWTRSYCLLSWIT from the exons ATGTTGTCGAGGCCAAAGCCTGGGGAGTCCGAGGCAGACCTGCTGCACTTTCAAAACCAGTTCCTGGCAGCCAGAGCTTCACCTGCCGTGAAGATTGTGAAGAAAGGAGAcaagaggaagggggaggaagggagcacaGATGCTAAGAGACTCTCGCTACAGGACAGCAAGGATGTAGTCATGTTGGATG ATTTTCCTGATATTCTCCCAGCTCTAACTCCAGCTCCTCCAAAAAAGTCCAAGATCAAAAGTGCCTGTGTCCACTTCGAGGATGAAGATCCAGAGGAAAGACTGGAAAGTCATGATCAACACATTACAGCAGTCTTCAGCAAAATTATT GAACGAGACACGAGTGCAGTAGCAGTGACCATGCCCGTGCCCTCAGGAGACCCATTTCCAAGGACATTTCACCGCTCTGAGATAAAAAGTGAG GTGAAGGTGGGATCTGGAAGAAAAAGCATCTTTGCACAGAAGATGGCAGCAAGAAGAGCTGCTGAAAAGGCAGCAAcagctccctctgctgctgagTGCGTGCAAATAAGATCAGCTGCTCCGGCTGACCCGGATCCTGAGGGATCAGCAGAAGAGGTACCTCTCCCCAGCATCAGGGATG ATAAAGCTGGTGACTTTTTGACCTCTCAGCGGCCTTGTCTCATAACGGGAGAGGGTCTTGGAAGCCAAAAGAGTGAGCAGGAAGCTCAAGCTATTCACAAAGAGAACTTGGAGAAGCTGCGGTCCATGTCTGAGGAAGAGATCCTACAGGAGCAGGAAAAGCTTCTGGCTCAGCTGG ATTCCAGTTTAGTTGCTTTCTTAAAGTCACGACGTGGTGGCGGTGAAGGccagaaaaaggaattaaaaatggaaCAGAACAGACTGGAGGAGTTTGTGGAATCTCTGCCTGTGGCTCAGCATGGTGCAGGATCATCTCTTTCCACTCAGGAGTCGGGTCTAGAAGAATCtgtaaggaaggaagaaaatatgaaggTAGAAATCACAG ATGATGATCTGCCTGTGAAGCCCAAGAAGGAATGGATTCACATGGACAATGTGGAGTTTGAGAAGCTGGAATGGATGAAAGATTTGCCCCCACCTcggcagaagaaaaccaaaaag GGAATGCAAGCTCGATTCAGTTTAAAGGGAGAATTAATTCCTGCAGATGCTGATTTACCAACACATCTAGGCCTGCATCACCATGGAGAAGAGGCAGAG AGGGCTGGTTATTCTCTCCAAGAGCTCTTTCATTTGTCTCGCAGCCAAGTTATTCAACAGAGGACACTGGCTCTACAGGTCTTGGGTCGTATTGTTCAAAAG GCCAGGGCTGGAGAGTTTGCTTCCTCCTTGAAGGGCAGCATTCTGCGtctgctgcttgatgctgggttTCTCTTCTTGCTGCGCTTCTCGCTGGATGATGCAGTGGATAACGTCATGGCAGCATCTGTTGGTGCTCTCCGGGCTCTGCTGGTGTCACTCGATGATGAG AAATATCTTGATTGGACGTTCTCATGGTACCAAGGGATGGCTGCATTCCCCTTTGTCCCCAacaatgaggaggaagaagaggaggaagaggaagaattaaacGGAACAGAGAAGTCTCAAGATAAAAAACTAAAGGATGAAAACAAGCCAGATCCAGATGTGGCCCGATATGATGTTGTAAAG ggacTTTTGAAGACACGGATCCAGCACCGGCTGAGGTATATCCTGGAGGTGGTGCGACCTGTTCCAACAGTAGTCCTGGATATATTGCACATCCTCACCCACATAGCAAGGCACTCCTCTGAAGCATGCAGCCAG CTGCTTGACTGTCCTCGGTTGATTGACACCATTGTCAGGGAATTTCTCCCTACTCAGTGGGATCCCCAAGTGGCTGAACCAGGATGTTTACTCACCAGCCTCCATGGAGTTGCTTGCGCCACTGCTATGAAGTTCATCAGAGTGTTGGCATCTGGAGGCCGAAATGCAACAGCCAGGCTG cttAACAAATTTGAAATGAAGAGTCGGTTAAGTCGATTTATAGCTGAAGACCCGCTGGATCTGCCCCTGCCCAGGGAAGAAGCCATCAGGCTAAGCACCGAAGCCTTTCGGTTGTGGGCTGTGGCGGCTGGCTATGGTCAGGCCTGTGATCTCTACAG GGATCTCTACCCTGTGCTGGTGAGGATACTGCAGTCCCTGCCTGAATTGCTCAACACTTACCGTGGGAAGAGCCCTATGATTGAGTTGTCTGTCCAGCGAGCTACGGCAGTAGTTACTTTGCTAATACACGTGACGCAAACAGCAGGCTACACGGCAGAGCTGCAGGCCAAGCTGAGCAG TAACAACTTAGAAGATAGTGAACAGATTCCACCTCCTCCAGTAACGTGGAATCAAGTGTCAGGCTTACAGCCCTTCCTTGAGACCAGTCTGAAAAAATTCCTCCAGGAGATATCCCAGACAGAAACGTGGCAAACTCTCCAGCCTCTGACCACAACTTATGTGATCTACCTGGGAGTTTACTACAGCGCTTGCAGCCAACAG CCATCAGTCAATCCAATTGACTGCTTAGAGGAACTGGAACGTTTGACgtctgaggtgctgcagccccttctcagccagcCAGCCATACACAGCATGTGGGACTTGCTCAG GCCATGTTCTGCTTTGTGCAACCCTCTCTCCTGTTCCCCAGCACCAGAATCTGTCTTCAACATTGCATCTCTGAGTTGCACTGGTGGCAAACCTCCTCTGAGCCTGGTTGGCTCCAAGTCACCTTTCCCCTTCCTCACTGCCCTCCTATTCCTCATCAATAGCATCACTCACGTTCACAAAGGCCTGACCAGCAAG TACAGCTCTGTGCTGGGCTTCAGAGGCTTGAAGGATTATCTGCATCAAAGCTGGCAGACCAGACCTCCCTCTGTAACGCCCTCATCTGCATGGATCCTGCGCCATGAATATCATCTGCAGTATTTTGTGTTAGCGTTGGCTCGGAGAATG GCAGGCACTTGTCCGGATTATGCCCAGCATGCCTCACTCCATCACTCCGTTGCCATGGCATTGCTAAGCCGTCTGTTGCCAGGGAGTGAGCATCTGGCTTACGAGGTCCTACTGGATCTTGCCTTTAATCCAGAGTTCCTTCC TGAAGGGAAAGCTGGAGGGCCAGAAGCAGCTGACTTCTCTGATATCCTGCATCTGGGGACCAGTGCCAAActggcacagcctggctctgcggcagcatttttttcaaaggctACTCGTGGTGCCCTGCTGAGAGAATCATACCAGAATCTGCCTTTCATCCGCTCCTGCTACGTTTCTCATTTTGTCCACTTGCAGCCTACCCTTTTGCGTTCCCAAGCATCCTACCAAGGACGGAATTATCTCATCCAGTCAATGCTGCTTCCTGAGGTCAAAGGGCCCATCCTCCCTTCAGACTGGCCGTTCTTTCCGCTTATCAGCCTGTACAACAAAGTGACTAATGCAGAGACACGTGGGGCTGTACTGAACTCTCTCCCACTTGATCTCGTCAACACTGTGACCTGGAACCTGCAGTGGGTCTTGTTGCTGGAAACCTGGCGTGCTAAAACCCTTcagagcatccctgctgctgccaAACTTGCACGGCTTATGTGTGTCTTCCTCACAGGTGGTGACCTTTTTCTAGAAGCACCGATCCACCGCTACACAGCTGCCCTTCTCTCTGTGTATTGCCAATCCAAGGCATTGGATTCACTGAACTTGGATGCTCCTCTCCCTGGTTTGGCTTCCTTCCACGATCTCTATATAAGTCTCCTAGAGCAGTTTGAAGGTGTCTCCTTTGGAGATCCACTCTTTGGCGTCTTTGTTCTTCTACCTCTACAGAAGCGTTTCAGTGTTCATCTacgtctctctgtttttggggaGCACACAAGTATCCTGCGGGCACTGGGAGTGCCGCTCCAGCAG TTTCCTGTGCCTCTCGAGCGATACACTTCCCCTCCTGAGGATAACCTGAACCTCCTGCGACTCTACTTCCGAACACTGGTCACTGGCGCACTGCGCCACGCCTGGTGCCCTGTTCTTTACGTGGTGGCTGTGGCTCATGTGAACAGCTTTATTTTCTCCCAAGACAACACGACGCAG GAGACTGATGCTGCTCGGAAAAGCATGCTGCGGAAGACATGGCTGCTAGTGGATGAG ACCTTGAAAAAGCACCTACTCTACTACAGACTGCTGAATGCAGGGAGCCCTTTGGGATTTGACCTTTATGAGCAGCTCCCTCCCATGCGACTGAAGTACCTGCAGAtggtgacacagaaagaaa GTTGTTCTGCTTCTCCCGGAGAAG